The proteins below come from a single Bryobacter aggregatus MPL3 genomic window:
- a CDS encoding c-type cytochrome: MYRAAFFASLALPLFAATETPTFTRDIAPILFNNCTSCHRPGEIGPMPLTSYKEIRPWAKAIQASVQTRKMPPWHADPHYGKFANDSRLKDSDVALITAWAKAGAPEGDPKLLPALPQFAEGWQIGKPDAIYSIPEFTLSNSGYDEQMNFVVETNLKEDVWVEAIEIRPGNRKVVHHAHVWLESATPAAPKPKAASTTPRVSYTMREGTRAFARPDAPVIDDGCSHPNGGMWPGASPSELGSILASFVPGKAPEQWPTGIAKKIPAGSKLKFTIHYSKTTGKEEKDITSVGLRFAKQPPTQELRRIDLHNTAFLIPANDENHVVTACYTFQEDADVLSYLAHMHYRGKSMKFEAIYPDGRMETLIDIPKYDFEWQTKYLNATPVRIPKGTRIKLTATFDNSPNNRYNPDPSKVIRWGDNTVDEMMDGWFEFVTPKTQ, translated from the coding sequence ATGTACAGGGCCGCCTTCTTTGCCTCTCTTGCTTTGCCGCTTTTTGCCGCGACGGAGACGCCGACCTTCACGCGGGATATTGCCCCCATCCTTTTCAACAACTGCACCAGTTGCCACCGTCCCGGTGAGATTGGCCCGATGCCCTTGACCTCTTACAAAGAAATCCGGCCTTGGGCGAAGGCGATTCAGGCTTCTGTGCAGACACGGAAGATGCCGCCCTGGCATGCCGATCCGCATTATGGGAAGTTTGCGAATGATTCGCGCTTGAAGGATTCGGATGTGGCTTTGATTACGGCTTGGGCAAAGGCCGGCGCGCCGGAAGGGGACCCGAAGTTGCTGCCTGCTTTGCCGCAGTTTGCGGAGGGTTGGCAGATTGGGAAGCCCGATGCGATCTATTCAATTCCGGAATTTACGCTGTCGAACTCCGGCTATGACGAGCAGATGAACTTTGTGGTCGAGACGAATCTGAAAGAAGACGTCTGGGTGGAGGCGATCGAGATTCGCCCAGGGAACCGGAAGGTCGTACACCATGCTCATGTGTGGCTGGAGAGTGCGACTCCTGCTGCTCCCAAGCCCAAGGCCGCTTCGACGACGCCAAGGGTCAGCTACACCATGCGTGAGGGCACCCGTGCTTTTGCGCGCCCCGATGCGCCAGTGATTGACGATGGTTGCAGTCATCCGAATGGCGGTATGTGGCCCGGTGCGAGCCCGAGTGAATTGGGTTCGATTTTAGCGAGCTTTGTGCCGGGGAAGGCTCCGGAGCAATGGCCCACTGGAATCGCGAAGAAGATTCCGGCTGGCTCAAAGCTGAAGTTTACGATCCACTACTCGAAGACGACGGGCAAGGAAGAGAAAGACATCACGAGCGTGGGGCTCCGTTTTGCGAAGCAGCCGCCGACGCAGGAGTTGCGTCGTATCGATCTACACAATACGGCGTTTTTGATTCCGGCCAATGATGAGAACCATGTGGTGACGGCCTGCTATACCTTCCAGGAAGATGCGGATGTGCTCAGCTATCTGGCCCATATGCACTATCGCGGGAAGAGCATGAAGTTTGAGGCGATCTATCCGGATGGCCGGATGGAGACGCTCATCGATATTCCGAAGTACGATTTTGAATGGCAGACCAAATACCTGAATGCGACCCCGGTGCGGATTCCGAAGGGCACGCGCATCAAGCTGACGGCGACCTTCGACAATTCGCCAAACAACCGCTACAACCCTGACCCCTCGAAGGTAATCCGGTGGGGTGACAATACCGTCGATGAGATGATGGACGGCTGGTTTGAGTTTGTCACCCCCAAAACACAATAA
- a CDS encoding DUF1552 domain-containing protein, which produces MPRNRSWSRRTLLRGAGVSMALPWMESLPCFADTTKFPKRFGVLFMGNGVNEDHWGAEGNGADMKLSKTLEPLEPLKHKINVVHGLFQKRATGQGIHPAQTGALLSGAVIQKGAIIKAGITVDQLIANKVGQETAQQSIVLACEQPMTGYHETNFSMAYSSHISWQTPDSPVPNEVYPSLAWDNLFENRGSLRNMSILDRVMDDANSLGRSISANDKAKLDEYLTSVREVEKRVDSMRKSKDSAEDLAKQKNRPVFSMDRPANGLPEDLRDHARLMCDIIAIAFQTDKTRVASLLLARDLSAMYYPFLGVKDGHHSASHDNTSEGYERISRFHLSQLAYLATKLDSMKEGEGSVLDNSCLMFLSNMWIGRKHDNSRLPLVLAGGLGGTLKTGRTLDYIKAGNDNRKLCSLFLSIMDRMGIQADAFGDATTKLENI; this is translated from the coding sequence ATGCCCAGAAATAGATCGTGGTCCCGCCGGACGCTGCTACGTGGCGCCGGAGTCAGTATGGCGCTTCCCTGGATGGAATCGCTCCCCTGCTTTGCGGACACAACGAAGTTCCCCAAACGCTTCGGCGTTCTCTTCATGGGCAATGGCGTCAATGAGGACCATTGGGGCGCCGAAGGCAACGGCGCGGACATGAAGCTCAGCAAGACGCTCGAGCCGCTCGAACCGCTCAAGCACAAGATCAACGTCGTCCACGGGCTCTTCCAGAAGCGGGCCACGGGCCAAGGCATCCACCCTGCGCAAACTGGCGCGCTGCTCTCAGGCGCCGTCATCCAGAAGGGCGCCATCATCAAGGCCGGCATCACCGTCGACCAGTTGATCGCCAACAAAGTCGGCCAGGAGACAGCGCAACAAAGCATCGTCCTTGCCTGCGAACAACCGATGACCGGCTACCACGAGACCAACTTCTCGATGGCCTACAGCTCACACATCTCCTGGCAAACGCCCGACTCGCCGGTGCCGAATGAGGTCTACCCGTCGCTCGCCTGGGACAACCTCTTTGAGAACCGCGGCAGCCTGCGCAACATGAGCATCCTCGACCGCGTCATGGACGACGCCAATAGCCTGGGTCGCAGCATCAGCGCCAACGACAAGGCAAAGCTCGACGAATACCTCACCAGCGTTCGCGAGGTGGAAAAGCGCGTCGACAGCATGCGCAAGAGCAAGGACAGCGCCGAAGATCTGGCCAAGCAAAAGAACCGTCCGGTCTTCTCGATGGACCGCCCCGCCAACGGGCTGCCTGAGGATCTGCGCGACCACGCCCGGCTGATGTGCGACATCATTGCCATTGCCTTCCAAACTGATAAGACCCGCGTCGCCAGCCTGCTACTCGCCCGCGATCTGTCCGCGATGTACTATCCCTTCCTGGGCGTCAAGGACGGCCATCATTCCGCCTCGCACGACAACACATCGGAAGGCTACGAGCGCATCTCCCGCTTCCACCTGAGCCAACTCGCCTACCTCGCCACCAAGCTCGACAGCATGAAGGAAGGCGAAGGCAGCGTGCTCGACAACTCCTGCCTGATGTTCCTCTCGAATATGTGGATTGGCCGCAAGCACGACAACTCCCGGCTCCCGCTGGTGCTCGCAGGCGGTCTCGGAGGCACCCTCAAGACGGGTCGCACCCTCGACTACATCAAGGCGGGCAACGACAACCGCAAGCTTTGCAGCCTCTTCCTCTCCATCATGGACCGCATGGGAATCCAGGCAGACGCCTTCGGAGACGCCACCACAAAGCTCGAAAACATTTAG
- a CDS encoding aspartate kinase, with protein MIPDLLVMKFGGTSMGSADRMRVAAQICVDAARTRPVAIVVSAMSKVTDLLLSTLRAAEEGDKEGVKENIRIIEKRHADTCQELLPADRQDAVLSIIRGLIEEFERLSSGILMLAERPPRSVDEALSIGERLSAALIAAYLDASGTPAVAVNAREVIVTDSVFGNASPIMDFTIERAAKILVPKLLAGTLPVITGFNGATVDGRPTTLGRGGSDFSASILASALDAKELWIWTDVDGIMSADPRLVPDAAVLDVVTYREAAELAYNGAKVLHPRTIAPLVDKGIPVWSKNSFNLTAPGTMIAAQAEGNGPRAVTSMASVALISIEPASPVINGTMLMGRVLEALGRANAEVLAFTSSSYQQSFCFLIRKDEVDIALSRLKAELSLELAHEYVHPIEVDDNVGLLAVVGEGMAGHPGLAGRIFTAISADNVNIIAIAQGSSELTISIVVRRDGLERAVKAVHAECRMGVPVT; from the coding sequence TTGATCCCGGATCTCCTCGTTATGAAGTTCGGTGGCACGAGCATGGGCTCTGCCGACCGGATGCGCGTCGCCGCCCAGATTTGCGTTGACGCCGCCCGTACCCGCCCTGTCGCGATTGTTGTTTCCGCCATGAGCAAGGTGACCGACCTGCTGCTCTCGACGCTTCGAGCGGCGGAAGAAGGCGACAAGGAAGGGGTGAAAGAAAACATACGCATCATCGAGAAGCGTCATGCAGACACTTGCCAGGAACTGCTTCCCGCCGATCGCCAAGATGCCGTCCTGTCGATCATCCGTGGCCTGATTGAAGAGTTTGAACGTCTCTCGAGCGGCATCCTGATGCTGGCGGAACGCCCGCCGCGTAGCGTCGACGAAGCGCTTTCGATCGGGGAACGGCTGAGCGCCGCCTTGATCGCTGCTTATCTCGATGCGAGCGGTACTCCGGCTGTTGCCGTCAATGCGCGCGAAGTGATTGTCACCGATTCGGTATTTGGCAATGCCAGCCCGATCATGGACTTCACGATCGAGCGGGCCGCCAAGATTCTGGTGCCGAAACTTCTGGCCGGGACGCTGCCCGTAATAACAGGCTTTAACGGCGCAACGGTGGATGGACGGCCGACGACGCTCGGACGCGGCGGATCTGACTTCAGCGCGAGCATTCTCGCGAGTGCGCTCGACGCGAAAGAACTCTGGATCTGGACCGATGTTGATGGCATCATGAGCGCGGATCCCCGTCTGGTGCCCGATGCCGCGGTGCTCGACGTGGTGACCTATCGCGAGGCGGCCGAGTTGGCCTATAACGGCGCGAAGGTGCTACACCCGCGTACGATTGCGCCGCTGGTGGACAAGGGAATTCCAGTATGGTCGAAGAACAGCTTCAACCTGACCGCTCCGGGCACGATGATTGCCGCACAGGCAGAAGGTAATGGCCCGCGCGCGGTGACCTCAATGGCCAGTGTCGCGCTGATCTCGATTGAGCCGGCAAGCCCGGTGATCAACGGCACGATGCTGATGGGGCGTGTGCTTGAAGCGCTGGGACGGGCCAATGCGGAAGTGCTTGCCTTCACCAGTTCGAGCTACCAGCAGAGCTTCTGCTTCTTGATCCGCAAGGATGAAGTGGATATTGCGCTGTCGCGGTTGAAGGCGGAACTGAGTCTTGAACTCGCGCATGAGTATGTGCATCCGATCGAAGTCGATGACAATGTCGGCCTGCTGGCCGTAGTGGGGGAGGGGATGGCTGGGCATCCTGGCCTGGCGGGGCGGATCTTTACCGCCATCTCCGCAGACAATGTGAATATCATTGCGATTGCGCAAGGGTCGAGTGAATTGACGATCTCGATTGTTGTGCGCCGCGATGGTCTAGAGCGCGCCGTGAAAGCAGTACACGCGGAGTGCCGTATGGGAGTGCCAGTGACCTAA
- the cmk gene encoding (d)CMP kinase produces MPKRLIIAIDGPAGAGKSTIARRIAARVGATYIDTGAMYRAVALWAMRSSIPLEDPVRLEALSRNAHIQFAHGHQRVQLNGEDVTDAIRTPEVAEAASVVAAVPGVRRAMVDLQRAMAAKTSVVMEGRDIGSIVFPNADIKIFLDANTEIRAQRRAEDLTAQQIPFDLETLRKQIEERDFRDRNRAASPLMQPLDATYLDSSHLSPHEVEEEILKIVRAKTSNGKELVH; encoded by the coding sequence TTGCCCAAACGCTTGATCATTGCTATTGACGGCCCCGCCGGAGCGGGGAAGAGCACCATTGCGCGCCGCATTGCGGCTCGCGTGGGAGCAACCTATATCGACACGGGCGCGATGTATCGCGCCGTTGCCCTTTGGGCGATGCGGAGCAGCATTCCGCTGGAGGATCCGGTTCGTCTGGAGGCCTTGTCGCGCAATGCTCATATTCAGTTTGCCCACGGGCATCAGCGGGTGCAATTGAACGGCGAAGATGTGACCGATGCGATCCGCACGCCGGAAGTGGCTGAGGCGGCGAGCGTCGTGGCAGCCGTCCCCGGCGTTCGCCGCGCGATGGTGGACCTGCAGCGTGCCATGGCTGCCAAGACCAGCGTTGTGATGGAAGGCCGCGACATTGGCAGCATCGTGTTTCCGAATGCCGATATCAAGATCTTTCTCGATGCGAATACCGAGATTCGCGCCCAACGCCGTGCCGAGGATCTGACAGCACAGCAGATTCCCTTCGACCTTGAGACTCTTCGGAAGCAAATTGAAGAGCGCGACTTCCGTGACCGCAATCGTGCCGCTTCACCACTGATGCAGCCGCTTGATGCCACTTATCTCGACTCGTCCCATCTCTCTCCCCACGAAGTGGAAGAAGAGATCTTAAAAATTGTCCGCGCCAAGACCAGCAATGGAAAGGAATTAGTTCATTGA
- the atpH gene encoding ATP synthase F1 subunit delta: protein MSEALAGRYATAFVDILFSPDAPLSPDQAIEELRSFDAMVSSSADLHHILNSPAVSRPRKRAVVAKIAEEAGLSNILRNFIFVVIDRGRPSMIHALRLKVEEFIDAKRGVARAYVTTAAPLQDGEKAAIAGELSQISGKQVHCDFQLDSSLLGGVLARIGSTVYDGSVRGKLAALKSRLTA, encoded by the coding sequence ATGTCTGAAGCTCTTGCAGGCCGTTACGCTACTGCCTTTGTCGATATCCTCTTTTCGCCCGATGCGCCGCTGTCTCCTGATCAGGCCATCGAAGAGCTGCGCTCCTTCGATGCGATGGTGTCTTCTTCCGCCGATCTGCATCACATCCTGAACTCGCCGGCCGTCTCGCGTCCGCGCAAGCGGGCCGTGGTTGCGAAGATCGCCGAAGAGGCCGGACTCAGCAACATCCTGCGCAACTTCATCTTTGTGGTGATCGATCGTGGGCGTCCGTCCATGATTCATGCCCTGCGATTGAAGGTGGAAGAATTCATCGATGCCAAGCGCGGTGTCGCGCGCGCTTATGTCACAACCGCTGCTCCGTTGCAGGACGGGGAGAAGGCTGCGATCGCTGGGGAACTTTCTCAGATCAGCGGCAAACAAGTTCACTGCGACTTTCAATTAGACTCGTCCTTGCTGGGTGGCGTGCTCGCCCGCATCGGCTCGACAGTATACGATGGCTCAGTCCGTGGCAAGCTTGCTGCGTTGAAGAGCCGCCTCACGGCTTAA
- the poxB gene encoding ubiquinone-dependent pyruvate dehydrogenase — protein MANAADVLVEMLIEAGVQRVYGLVGDSLNGITDSIRKSGKIDWLHVRHEEVAAFAAGADAHLTRQLAVCAGSCGPGNLHLINGLYDCHRSRVPVLAIAAQIPSAELGSGYFQETHPEQLFKDCSHYCELVTESSSLPRILGIAMRTALTKRGVAVVVIPGDVAFGACKNPALPLAILQSQSTTIPSPTDLEKAAKLLNAAQKVTILGGAGCEGAHAQLLAIAGQLQAPVVHALRGKEFIEYDNPFDVGMTGLLGFSSGYAAMMSCDLLLMLGTDFPYRQFYPKDVPIIQVDIRGEQIGRRAPVQLGLIGGVKETIEALLPKLNPKTSRSYLDACLNHYKNARKGLDDLAVGEPGRTPIHPQYLARIVNEMAADDAIFSCDVGTPSVWAARYLHMNGKRRLLGSFTHGSMANAMPQCIGAQSAFPGRQVISLSGDGGLAMLLGDLLTLHQLKLPVKVIVFNNSSLGFVELEMKAGGLIDFGVSLDNPDFATLAGSAGILGIRVTKPEELGPALQQILQHNGPALLDVAVNRQELSMPPTITLENALGFSLYLLKAVMNGRGDEVIDLAKTNLFR, from the coding sequence ATGGCGAACGCGGCGGATGTCTTAGTCGAAATGTTGATTGAGGCCGGAGTCCAGCGGGTCTACGGCCTGGTCGGAGACTCGCTGAATGGAATCACCGATTCCATTCGCAAGTCAGGCAAGATTGATTGGCTCCATGTGCGGCATGAAGAAGTGGCAGCCTTCGCCGCCGGAGCAGACGCGCACCTCACCCGGCAACTCGCGGTCTGTGCCGGTAGTTGTGGGCCCGGCAACCTGCACCTCATCAATGGACTCTACGATTGCCACCGCAGCCGCGTGCCGGTCCTGGCGATCGCAGCACAGATTCCCAGCGCAGAACTTGGCAGTGGCTACTTCCAGGAAACCCATCCCGAGCAGCTCTTCAAGGATTGCAGCCACTACTGCGAGCTGGTCACAGAGTCCTCCAGCTTGCCGAGAATCCTCGGCATTGCTATGCGCACTGCCCTCACCAAGCGCGGCGTCGCGGTGGTCGTGATCCCCGGCGACGTCGCCTTCGGCGCCTGCAAGAATCCTGCGCTGCCACTGGCAATCCTCCAGTCCCAATCCACCACCATCCCCTCTCCCACCGACCTCGAGAAAGCAGCGAAGCTCCTCAACGCCGCACAGAAGGTCACCATCCTCGGCGGCGCCGGTTGCGAAGGCGCGCATGCCCAACTTCTCGCCATTGCCGGACAACTCCAGGCGCCAGTCGTGCACGCGCTACGTGGCAAAGAGTTCATTGAATACGACAATCCCTTCGATGTCGGCATGACGGGCCTGCTCGGCTTCTCCTCTGGCTATGCAGCGATGATGAGTTGCGACTTGTTGCTGATGCTCGGCACAGACTTCCCCTATCGCCAGTTCTACCCCAAGGATGTACCCATCATTCAGGTAGACATCCGAGGGGAGCAGATCGGCCGCCGGGCCCCCGTGCAGCTCGGCCTCATTGGCGGCGTCAAGGAGACCATCGAAGCGCTGCTGCCCAAGCTCAACCCCAAAACCAGCCGCAGCTATCTCGACGCCTGTCTCAACCATTACAAGAACGCTCGCAAGGGCCTCGATGACCTGGCGGTTGGCGAGCCCGGCCGCACGCCCATCCACCCGCAATACCTTGCCCGCATCGTCAACGAGATGGCGGCTGACGATGCAATCTTCAGTTGTGACGTCGGCACTCCTTCCGTATGGGCCGCGCGTTACCTGCACATGAACGGCAAGCGCCGTCTGCTCGGCTCCTTCACCCATGGGTCAATGGCAAACGCAATGCCGCAATGCATCGGCGCGCAATCGGCCTTCCCCGGCAGGCAGGTCATCAGTCTGTCTGGAGATGGCGGCCTGGCGATGCTGCTCGGTGATCTGCTCACCTTGCACCAGTTGAAGCTGCCCGTCAAAGTGATTGTGTTCAACAACAGCTCCTTGGGCTTTGTGGAGCTTGAAATGAAGGCGGGAGGATTGATCGATTTCGGTGTCAGCCTGGACAATCCTGATTTCGCCACCCTCGCCGGATCCGCGGGAATATTGGGAATCCGGGTGACCAAACCAGAAGAATTAGGCCCCGCATTGCAACAGATTCTGCAGCACAACGGGCCCGCGCTGCTCGATGTCGCCGTCAACCGCCAAGAGCTTTCGATGCCCCCGACCATCACGCTCGAAAACGCACTGGGCTTCAGCCTTTACCTGCTGAAGGCCGTCATGAATGGACGCGGTGACGAAGTAATCGATCTGGCCAAGACCAATTTATTCCGGTAA
- a CDS encoding DUF1592 domain-containing protein: MDRRFTGTVRPIVNRYCAGCHGGTAPAAQFDLRPYTNTASVVKDYAHWNTVMERVAAKEMPPKGTPQPTDTERRELVQWIDSMRKSEAQKRAGDPGIVLARRLSNAEYNDTIRDLTGADIRPTREFPVDPANPAGFDNSGESLTMSPSLLNKYLQAAREVANHMVLTPDGFDFAPHPMLVETDREKYAIKRIVDFYARQPTDYADYFEAAWRHKQQPTLSLAKIATDAKLSQKYLPMIWDLLEGRTTEAGPIAKLRTMWRTMPPDAVRARCVEMRDYVVKLRKLTAMEFAAPPVKGLSPTSQPIMNWKLRAFASHRRDFDRAALRMDTDPPLEAPVIPRYPGLGQESAIRAAALMAKARVGESSLIIPTGQRANYEAAFEKLSSVFPDVFYVRERGRFFPDDSQDKGRLLSAGYHNVMGYFRDDTPLMELILDERGKKELDRLWDEFEYIGDYTTRTWVQYFFNQSGEVLGNGRESGTARPSDAAVVASPVIFGLRDAYLAKAEASNNPIAMEAIRDHFKRVDDSIRRIERMRVEAEPKHVEALLAFAARAYRRPLTVKERESVSGYYASLRKKDGLTHEEAIRDSIVSVLMSPKFSYRIDLSSAGARPTNAVTGVPLSDYALASRLSYFLWSSMPDETLLSHAAKGDLHRPEVLMAQAHRMLKDEKARGLSTEFAGNWLDFRRFEEHNAVDRQRFPSFNNELREAMFEEPVRFLDDVVRNDKSVLDLIYGKHTFVNPVLAKHYGMPEVKDWTRIDDASPYGRGGLLPMSVFLTQSSPGLRTSPVKRGYWVVRRVLGEVIPPPPANVPELPGDEAKSDLPLREMLAKHRENASCAACHARFDSFGLAFENYGPVGERRTNDLGGRPVNTEAIYPNGAKKSGVDGVQSYIKENREKDFVDNLSRKLLAYSLGRSLLLSDEPLVERMSAKLIAGGYRFSALVDTIVTSTQFLNRQSEQKGASNAQK, translated from the coding sequence TTGGATCGCCGTTTTACGGGCACCGTTCGCCCCATCGTCAACCGTTATTGCGCCGGGTGCCACGGCGGCACAGCACCAGCCGCGCAATTCGATCTTCGGCCCTATACCAACACAGCCTCCGTCGTCAAGGACTACGCGCATTGGAACACCGTCATGGAGCGTGTCGCGGCCAAGGAGATGCCTCCCAAGGGCACGCCCCAGCCCACCGATACCGAGCGCCGCGAACTGGTCCAGTGGATTGACTCCATGCGCAAGAGTGAGGCGCAGAAGCGCGCGGGCGACCCCGGCATCGTCCTTGCCCGCCGCCTCAGCAACGCGGAATACAACGACACGATTCGCGATTTGACCGGAGCCGACATCCGGCCCACGCGCGAGTTCCCCGTCGACCCTGCGAATCCCGCCGGCTTCGACAACTCGGGCGAGTCCTTGACGATGTCGCCCTCTCTGCTGAACAAGTACTTGCAGGCCGCTCGCGAAGTCGCCAACCACATGGTGCTCACCCCCGACGGCTTCGACTTCGCTCCGCATCCGATGCTGGTCGAAACCGATCGGGAGAAGTACGCGATCAAGCGCATTGTCGATTTCTACGCCCGCCAACCCACCGACTATGCCGACTACTTTGAAGCAGCCTGGCGCCACAAGCAGCAGCCCACTTTAAGCCTGGCGAAAATCGCAACGGATGCGAAGCTAAGCCAGAAATATCTGCCGATGATCTGGGACTTGCTCGAAGGCCGCACCACGGAAGCAGGCCCGATCGCCAAGCTGCGCACGATGTGGAGAACGATGCCACCCGATGCCGTTCGCGCCCGCTGTGTTGAAATGCGCGACTACGTGGTGAAGCTCCGCAAGCTCACCGCCATGGAGTTCGCCGCCCCGCCGGTCAAGGGCCTGAGCCCTACCTCACAGCCGATCATGAACTGGAAGCTGCGCGCCTTCGCTTCTCACCGCCGCGATTTCGATCGCGCCGCCTTGCGCATGGATACCGATCCGCCACTGGAAGCGCCGGTCATTCCGCGCTACCCCGGGCTCGGCCAGGAATCGGCCATCCGCGCCGCCGCCCTGATGGCCAAAGCACGGGTCGGCGAGTCCAGCCTGATCATCCCCACAGGCCAGCGCGCCAATTATGAGGCTGCCTTTGAGAAGCTGAGTTCCGTCTTCCCCGACGTCTTCTACGTGCGCGAGCGGGGCCGTTTCTTCCCCGACGACTCACAAGACAAAGGCCGTCTCCTCAGCGCCGGCTATCACAACGTGATGGGCTATTTCCGCGACGACACCCCGCTCATGGAGCTGATCCTCGACGAACGCGGCAAGAAGGAGCTCGACCGTCTCTGGGACGAGTTCGAGTACATCGGCGACTACACGACCCGCACCTGGGTGCAGTACTTCTTCAACCAGAGCGGCGAGGTGTTGGGCAACGGACGCGAGAGCGGTACGGCGCGCCCCAGCGACGCCGCAGTCGTCGCATCACCGGTTATCTTCGGCCTGCGCGATGCCTATCTCGCCAAGGCTGAGGCCAGCAACAATCCCATTGCTATGGAAGCGATTCGCGACCACTTCAAACGCGTTGACGACTCCATCCGCCGCATCGAGCGGATGCGTGTCGAGGCCGAACCGAAGCACGTCGAAGCCCTGCTTGCCTTTGCCGCGCGCGCCTATCGCAGGCCCCTCACCGTCAAAGAGCGAGAGAGCGTTTCTGGCTACTATGCGTCCCTGCGCAAAAAGGATGGCCTGACACACGAGGAAGCAATTCGCGACTCGATCGTCAGCGTCCTGATGTCGCCGAAGTTTTCCTACCGCATCGACCTCAGCAGCGCAGGCGCCCGCCCCACGAATGCAGTCACCGGCGTGCCGCTTTCGGACTACGCGCTCGCCAGCCGCCTCAGCTACTTCCTGTGGTCCAGCATGCCTGACGAAACGCTCTTGTCCCATGCCGCCAAAGGGGATCTGCATCGACCCGAGGTGCTGATGGCCCAGGCGCACCGCATGCTGAAGGACGAAAAAGCGCGCGGCCTCTCCACCGAGTTTGCGGGCAACTGGCTCGACTTCCGGCGCTTTGAAGAACACAACGCCGTCGACCGCCAACGCTTCCCCAGCTTCAACAATGAACTGCGCGAAGCAATGTTCGAGGAGCCGGTCCGCTTTCTTGACGACGTCGTTCGCAACGACAAGTCGGTTCTTGATCTCATCTACGGCAAACATACCTTCGTCAACCCCGTGCTCGCCAAGCACTACGGCATGCCCGAAGTGAAAGATTGGACCCGCATCGATGACGCGAGCCCCTACGGGCGTGGCGGTCTGCTGCCCATGTCTGTGTTTCTCACGCAGAGTTCCCCAGGCCTCCGCACCAGTCCGGTGAAGCGTGGCTACTGGGTCGTGCGGCGCGTGCTTGGCGAAGTGATTCCGCCACCGCCCGCCAATGTCCCCGAGCTTCCGGGCGACGAGGCCAAGTCCGATTTACCCTTGCGCGAGATGCTCGCCAAGCATCGCGAAAACGCGAGTTGCGCTGCTTGCCACGCGCGCTTTGATTCCTTCGGCCTGGCCTTTGAAAACTACGGCCCTGTCGGAGAACGGCGCACCAACGATCTTGGCGGAAGGCCCGTCAACACGGAGGCCATCTACCCGAACGGCGCGAAGAAATCCGGCGTTGATGGCGTGCAAAGCTACATCAAAGAAAATCGGGAGAAGGATTTTGTAGATAACCTCAGCCGCAAGTTGCTCGCCTACTCTCTTGGACGGTCGCTGCTGCTTTCCGACGAGCCGCTCGTCGAACGGATGAGCGCCAAGCTGATTGCGGGGGGCTATCGTTTCTCCGCCCTGGTAGATACGATTGTGACGAGTACCCAGTTTTTAAATCGACAAAGCGAACAGAAAGGTGCTTCTAATGCCCAGAAATAG